cctcaagtatttgagaaggaccaataagttgttcttggtctatgggggtggagaactaaaattggaaggctataccgactctagcttccaaagcgatatgatgactcgaagtcaacctctggattcatattcatgctcaatggtgctgctgtctcttggaagagttccaagcaagacagtacagcggattccaccactgaggcagaatacattgctgcatcagctgcagcaaaggaggctgtttggataaggaatttcgtccaagagttgggcgtcatttctaatggagttgctcctgtatGGATTCGGGTCGAATTTTTAAGGTCTAGGTTAAAATGGGAAAGTTCGGActtcaggggcaaaatggtcatttcaCCTGAAAATGTTAGGAGTCCTGGCAGTGTCTTGAATGCTGTAATGAAggttaaaaatgtttattttgaaaggTTATGGGATTTTGTGATTGAAAATGATAAATGCTAAAGAAGTGTTCATGTTTGGTCTAAAAGGAAATGAGAtttatacatatattttataattgatGGAAATATTGAAAATGTTTGAATGAAATGACTTAATTGTGACGGTAAGGGAATGAGGATTCGTGAGAGACAAAGTCCCAGTAGATCTCGTTTACGGGACAAAGCCCCGTGGGAACCCAAAACCGAATTTCCATATGCCAGGCCCAGTAACGGAAAAGTGTTTCTGgtgtccttgtcgactatagggcAAGACACAGAACAGAAAAGTGGTTATTGTTGCCTCACCTCCTGGTACCATGGTTACAGCTGAGATTGATTAATCGACCGAAAAATTAAAAGATTGTCACAATTCATGAACGGATTTCACCTCAAaggaaatgtgtgtgtgtgtgtgtgtggtgtatatgatgaaaagaaaatattgatgaGAATCCAGTACGAATGAATAGCAAGCACGAAtatagaaatcgcaccctcaattcaataacaaacaaggatctattagttgtcccgatcttttgaaacaagtaaagattgtgatattcacctctaagtgattaacacttagcaacaaatatcaacgatgatAACAATCGAATTTcgtacgaaccttcaaagaacttgttttgacaatccgtgcgaagaacaatcgacaaacgccacaaagatgaaaatctttgataagtttgatttggttttcttcttgtgaagaacaaagctaaaagctttgaaaattGAGAGAACCTCAAGTTTTTCTTATATCATTCAATTATTTTCGTTCATAATGTTTACAATGATTAAATagacaaaacaaaacaagaaaggtGTGTGAAAAGGCTTAAATAAGATAACTAGCAATTGACACGGAAGTGCGCCTCAGGACGCGGTTGCGGTGCagactggaccgcgggtgccGTATAGtctcggaaaaaaaaaatttttttaaaaaaaaaaaaatttttttttttttttttagcatgaccgcgggtgcggtccctgtttgagcgcgggtgcgctggaccttcggcaattgcacttgaataacattccaaagacctccaatatTCTTTCATGGttcccaacctcctctaatttagacatcaaacttgtaggacttccttgatagctcatcattagtccttgaagtgcatctttaaacttcttgcttcttcccctcgttataggtccttcgTTATATCTTTGTTGAATCCACCACTTGCTTGATATGCTTGATTCATCATCTTTTATCACAATCAAGCTTGAAAGTCTGAAGCAACAACACATCTAAATCTTCCCCCAAACGTTTGCACACAGTGCCtagccagattcatatcataatgataaaagaaaatatttaggtttatgcatgttcatcataaactatattattataattattattcacGGTTGCATGTGGATGTATACATAATTACTTGTTATTATGgttaaggtttgttgagtcaAGACTAATTAGGTGTGAATGATACACTGGGATTTATGTTGATACATGAGGGTTGAATGATTGAACTAGATAGACTAATGTTGCACCAACCTGAggaaatttgtaattttttccGCCACAATATGTTTTTAcagtaatttaaatattttcatgacttTTGGAAGTAAGAGTAGCTTTTGAGAGGATTATATGACGtttatgatattttttgaaaaatgctaACTTTAATTTTGGTTTGACGTTTACGATTTATGAATTTTACTGCAGTTACTGAGTTTTGAGTAAAAAATagagaagttgagtttattttaattgtgcAAAAAGTATCTATATAGGTTTGGCCGAGTTACTAAAAAAATCTAGtacatttgaaagaaaaacgagttaGAGATGTTTCATTTAAGCTATATGCCTTTAAGAACCTTACATCTCTGCATGTTTTTAGACTGAAAACATTGCGTAACTGCATGTTTTTAAGAACATTCTCAATACGTAAAATAATATTACGTACCATAATTATGAAGATCAatgatatttttcaaaatttaaaaacttgAGGAACTCAAACAAAGATTTGAAGGATGAGAAATAAGGAGAAAGTTAAGTTTGGAGATGAGAACTTATTATAAATTTGTCCTAAAAAATACTCCTATCAAATTAAAAACATTCaagttttatttaataaaaacatattttaataaatatgtaatttatttataaccaaacttattatctttaaaaaaattattgttaaaaattaattgtttatttttaaCCATATTTTTAGCTTTTTAAATTGTCATTtcacttttaataattaaaaaaaatcattaatttaaaaatatcaaaaatatcatgattaGACAATTTTTGAGGCACtggtttatttaaaataaataaattaaatttttatgttataATCAATAAGCATAAATCACATAGTTTTGAGTTTAACATAATACatacaaaatcaagaaaaagtccACTTTATTATGTAAAACAAAAACTAAACATAAATTACACATCGACTATTTCGGACTCACCCATGAAGAATACAAGATTTCACCCAATAAACCAAAGAAAAATGAACATCATAGAAATCCTAGAGAGAAGATGGCAACAAAGTTGAAATTTGCAACTACCATTGGACATGAAACATCAAGTAGCGGGTCTAAGCCCCTCTCAAAGGCAAATCGTATCCAAGATAACCTGATCAACCCACATCACCAAGCCGAAACCAGGTCATTCGATCCGAATCCGAACAGGGTCTTAACTAGGTTTCCAAGCTGAGGTAGCAATCAATGGCCTAGTGTGCCACCCCAACATCAAGCACCCATTATTTTCGTCCACTCTATACCCATCCCCACCAGCAAACAGAGCCAACAACATGCTAGCCTGTTTGTACGCATTCGAACCCAGATGGACCGGGCTATAGCCCATCGTACCGAGCCTATTCCTCCACTGATCCAATGTCTCGTGCCTCTCGACCCGGTCCATACCCTCACAAGCCACAACATCGCATATCTGTCTCCCTAAGTACACCTCACTCATAACTTTATCTTGCTCACTCACCACTCCATCGGTGCTGCAACTCTCCAGAGAATCGAACAGGGTCGAGTAATAATGCAATGACTCGTTGAACCGATCCAAGAAAACCGGCCCGTTGTGATTCGCCTCTTGCTCCACTATAGTTAAGATTTCAGGCTTCATTTCCTTGACTACTTTCAATACCTTCTCAATCGCCCCTGGCCTTGCTAGCAACTGATGCAACTCGAAGATCGAATTCACGGCCACCGTTTCGCCTTCGCGGATATCGAACATGGCCGAATCCAGATCTGCCAAAGAGCTAGCCACAAAACCTTTGTACTCAAACTCCACATTAATCGTGTCCGCTAACTGAGCTAATTTCCATCCCACTTCCTGCAAATTATCAGTGTTATCATACGAAGGTGGGCCGATCCCAGTTAGCCGAAACGCTGGCGGGCCACCCGGCCTCCACGCCAAGGCTTGTAACAAGGCTGGCCATTGCATTCCCTGTTTCATACTAAAATCTATCACGTGAACTCTGTTCTTACCAGCGAATGCTTCAAGAATAGCCTGGTTTGCTGTAAAATGAGCGAATTTAAGATACGGGCAAGTCTCGTAGAAGTGCATTTGTAGCAAATCTGTGAAGGCAGAGTCCTGCGGATTTGTTGGATAAAGTTTATATATTCTTCTCGCTAATGCTTCGGCAAAATAAGTGGCGACTTTTCTCATGGCGCCGGCTTGGGAAACTGCTAAAAACCCGATGTTTTGAACCAAAGCCTCCGCGAATTTCAGGTTCTCCTTCTGAACAGCTTCCGCACAGGCCATTAAAGTGTGGACGAGTCGTATGCCGTTCTCCTGCGAGTCGACCAGGACCACCTGACGAGTCGACTCACTGGTCAAACCCCAAGAAACGGCGGCTGGGTTTCCCGAACACGATGCCGTTTTCATCTTCTTCTGCGGCGGGGACTCTGGGGGAGGTGGCGGTTCGACTCGGGGGTACACGGCTTTTCCGGGTATGGCGATGAGATCCGACCCGAAGTCGGAGTCAACCACCATCTGTGCTGAGTGCAGAAATGGATCCTGGACCACAGTGGAGGAGGAAGATTCGAACTCTGGCAACGGGTTCAGACCGGAAATCATGGATTCCAGCCACGAGGACATATCCGAGGGATTGTAGTGAACGGTCTCGGAGGCGAGCTGAGAGAGCTGGCCGTCTTCTTGCGGAATGGTCCCCATCACCTCCTCCAACTGCTCGATCTTTTGCACCACTGATGCCATGTCCGAGGGTTTCACGCTGTAGCCTAAAACAGCAAACAGCTCATCGACCCCGGTATCGCTCTGTTGCTCATCGGTCTCGGAACACCACATCTTAGCCTTTCTGGAGGAATTGCAGCTGCTGGAGtgattattttcttgatttaaCTGGTCCCTCTTCATCTCCTGTCAAAACAAGCTCTGAATTTCAAAATCTCCGCCTGTGATTAGATAATAATCTACTGGGTTACGATTTTAGGAAGGAAAAACAAGAGGAATCTGGACGGTGGGGATTGGGGGAAGGGATGCTTGGGTTTTCACATATGGCCTTCTGTTTCTGAGTTTTTGTTTGCTCAGAGAGGCGCTTTTTCTCTCTCACGTCTAGTGCGTCTGcggggtgtgtgtgtgtgtgaaggGAAGGGAGAGAGAAGACTGACGCTATTGGGGACTCCAATAATGGATGTGGAGAGAGAAATGGAATGGGATTTTTGAAAAAaggtttttttatataaatttatccTGTAAAAAATGTCACTAAAAAATTACTTtgttaaatgaaatattatgaatgTCAAAAGAGAAAATTGGTTTTAAAtccctaaattcaaactcaattTTACCCTAATTCACTATCCCTCAAAAATTTTACCTAAACTTCCTAAACACCCAAAATATGACCAAAAACACCATCATATTCAAGTGATTGATTTGTTGGGCCGAAAATGATATCAGAACTTaggtaaaattatttcaaacataaaaaattattattatcaaaTAATTAAGTGTTTGAGGAGAAGAATTTTCTCAAATTACATGAATCTGAACCCAAGTTCGAGATTATTTATTTACAGGAATTATTCCAGAACTCTGAAATATTTGTAACAAGAAGATCTAACTAAGGTTAGATATCAAGAAGGAACTTATCAGAGTCCTAAGGTAAACTtttgattcaaaataacatgtTCTTACAGATAGTACCGGATTCCTATAAACTCTCgggagatcttagagaaattcaaAAGACGGTACAAAATTATGGAAATTTATGTACTACAAAATGTGGAAAAAATCCTTGAAAACCAGGAAGTAAAATTCTTGGAATTTTAAAGAATATTCGAACAAGAATTCAAAACCTAAAAccacaaccaagttctagtaagTGAACTTtaaataacatgcatcattcataaataaactgataaaagatttaatgttCAAAGTACCAGCGGAAgtaatattgttttcaaaccacaaataaaaaaataattcatcaaAGTAAAATtgagtttgagcataaataGTAAATTGATGTGCAAAGTGAGGGTCCCTCGGGTTCCTACTTACTGCTGATCCTAGCTCACTGGTCActgccctcggtcccgacctcatcagtacctacaacaatcaagtctagtgaagtctaaagactcaacatgcctATAtaatgaataacaagtaaatatatcataaaatttcgttgaacataaaaatatcgtatcgtaaagcgtaagttgaaaatcgtgtcattgataattataaataccgtgcatatctgaaaatcagacgtaaaagctttgctcgatAAAGCTctatcataacatatcatatcgtaatttgcggtagagataatgtttctaccgcaagtggcccataacataacatgcacgtctgatcagactaaacacagtatactgggcgttagagatcatcacagctcTTAGACTGAATATccatacccatacataatcgtaaaccggtcgtaagtcaccgggtgaagcaATCCCATAAGCGTTAGGTGGCCACAAGttcatatagcatatatctcaaaaataaacattttatattttatgcacgtaattatATCGCTGTGACATTATTCTAACATGAGAACATGCAAATAAACTCAACTCGACCAACACTTCATAATCGAACTAGAAACGAAACAATTACGCCCAAACAAACCTTAGCattcaaccatggcttcgtaccaaacCCGAACCACATTGAACCATTGTTTAGCCATGATTTATGTACtcctaaaatactggaaaacatATCTCCTAGGggtgtaatacacgaaaatagtgaatggaggccaaaattgtaaaatgctatttcgagagtcattttagcacattgcaccgtaaattctcgtaccaatctaaacttaaccaaatcacgaatggccaaaaacatgaccttcctaactcattgaggtactgtccagtccaaggacataggctaaaagccaaccaagagcTCAAATACCACCTCTGAACCAAAGCCATGCTGCTTGTCAATGTGGCGATGGCAGCAGCTTGCACTTGTTGTGTTCGTTTACGAGAACTAATGATCATTGGGGctttgaaccaccgaccagagcctcttaccaaccTCCTAAGGTGTGgcatgaaccatggctaagggccctaggccaaacaCAATCCAAGCAAAACACCTAAGATCGACCAAAGTCCAAACCGAGAActcgaaaaaaatattactgTGATGTATCGATTTGCTTGCTGTCTTAaatcattccagtggccatattatagaccatggctcgatctagacatcatgaggtatggTGTGAACAATGACTAAGGGCtaaaggccaaccaagatccacactaaACACCCAAATTCGAAACACTCACTCACACAAAATCAGAAAAAGAGAAACCGAGGGGGCACTTGCcatgtttttgtttaaaaaccgatGGGAACCATGACTCAAGCCTTGAAATgccatcttggtcacgtcctagacatgctaaggagaGGTTCTACCCATGGTTACCAGCCTTGGACCAACCATGGATTCAAAAACTTGCCTTAGACAACCAAGACATCCGAAAATCAAGACTCAACTCGCAACGATTGAAGAAATTGCTGTCAAGTTTCTTCGTCCAGCATGTAGGGCTCgaactaatggaccaacatgattCCAACTCACCCTATTACGTGCCTAGATGCATATCCTTGAGCACCTGGAACAGAGACAGTCCCTGAAATCATCAAAAACACAACCAACCGTGAAGCACAAGGAAGGGCCGAAAAATCTGTGCAGTTTTTGTtcgaaagttgctgtcaaaatttCGTTTTTGCTTAATGATTTATGGACACAACATGGTTTTAAAATATGTATAAGACTTGATTGAGAGAAAAAAATAACATATACGTGCCTAAATTTTGTTTAAGAAAGCAAACAAATACTACGACGAATACGACGCGGCGGAGACgaagttttcttttcttttctctcttgctCTCTTACTGCTATACACGATTTTGCTGCTGGTTTAGCTTCTGCAATTTCGAAGGGATGGGGGGGGAGGAAGGCTAGGTAATGAGGGTGAAGTTACCAATTAAATGAGGAGGTTGAATGgaaaatacaaattttttcTATCCTAGTTGCTTGTTAGATATGGAATGAGGTGTGATATGGTGGGATTGGAGGGAGATTTTGATGGGATGAGATGACCGCAATATTGCTATCACAAAATAAGGTagaaatatttcttaattattataTTGTTTGGTGGATTAAAGTGAGGGAATTACCTTATCAAAGGAAAGGAATATAAAATGGAGGAGTTTTCCccaaaaaataattaacttgTTTAAGGGAGTAGCCGAAATTGCTTATCAAAATAgggtaaaatattgcttaattaatgaATTTTAAGCCCTTAAAGTTTTATACACTCATTAagtatttagtgaattaataatttaatttaggttagtaattttcttgcatgcatggctaagtcttaaaataaattaataacatgttaagttacaatttcttagATAGAATAGGCCTAGACTAATTTATCCCAATtggttacacattttaatttaggctatTATCTAAatattggacataaaagaacttatttactacttaacttcaattaattaaataaatccctaaacattcttttaaactaaaataaattatttttggcttaaattaaatttaggaatattttcttattattaaattttatctcaatactccaactccagtccggcctcgtgtatttaaccgaaaagataaaactaaacttctacgatttaaaataaatgatcatgacttaaaaaattttaaaatgcctTAAACAATACATAAtataaaagaaatcatttttaatttaaatatagcAATTATTGTATggttatacgtaatctgatttatcgggttctacaactccccccccccccccccaccccaaaaaaaatttcgtcctcgaaattaaaacttaccgaataactcgagGATAACGACTTCTCATTTTTTGGCTTagattcccacgtagcttcctcctccgaatgaGTAAGCCATTTTGACCTTTCACTAGCTTTGACCAGTTTGTTCCAAAGCTTCTTCTCCtatctgtctaagatctgcactggcctttcttcataagacaggtttcTGAGTGAGCTGAAACGGTTCGaaattcaagacatgcgaagggttcgtcatatacttcctcagcatagagatgTGGAACatattgtgtactccggccagattcgacggaatatcaacacgataagctaacgtcccaacccctgtcgaggatctcaaatagtccgatgaatctcggactaagctttcctttctttccgaaccgcatgacaccctttcataggtgctatcttcacgaaacaTGGTCGCCAATGGCGAaatctagatctctcctcctctgatccgcataactcttctgtcgactctcaGCAGTCCTCAACCTATCACGAATCTTGACTACTACTACAATCGGTagtctgctgaataatctccggaccccaattctgatctctctcctacttcatcccaatgaataggcgatctgcacttacgaccgtacagtgcttcatacggagccatacctatagacgactgaataactgttgttataggtgaactctactaatggcaacttcgactcccaactccctgagaaatcgatgacacatgcacggagaagatcctccaaacactggataactctctctgactgaccatccgtctgaggatggaagGCTATGATAACCATCAACTTCGTACCCACAGCTGAATGCAGACTCTTACAAaaggaggaagtgaatctaggatctcggtcagataCTATAGAAACGAGAATACCATGAAGTATGACTACCTCTCGGATATAccactctgcatactgaatcatggtgaaagtcgtcttaatgggCAAGAAGTGCTCTGaattggtaagacgatcaacaatccaCCCAGGTAGCATTTGATACTCTGTCTGAATTAGGCCAATCCTACCCGAAGTCCCTGGTAATATTCTCCTACTTCCATTcgacttccactcgggaatggaagaggcttgagcaagcctgATGGTCTCTGTGCTCTGCTTTCACGAGCTGGCACGTCAGACAATGGGATACCAAACGTCTGATATCCTCCTTCACtccgggccaccaatacaacaactgcatgTCTTTgttacatcttcgtactcctaggatgaatagagtacggcgacatgtggGACTTGGAtaaaatatctgctcgaatagaaatcgctgctaggaacccacattctgtctcgatatctcacaataccgtcgctaactgtatacaaaatactgcccttggcctcatctctctgcttccacttttccaactgctcatctgctggctGCCTACTGCGAATACGGTTTAGAAGAGAAGaatgaatcgtcaaagtagatagacgggaaactctacctcgaggacatgtctctagatcaaacctctacATCTCAAACTGAAGGGGTCTCGAAATtaccaaatgagccatcactgtgaCTTTCCTGCTCAGTGCATCCGCAACATACATTAGCTTTTCCTGGGTGGTAGCTAATATCACAAtgatagtccttcactagctccaaccatgCCTCTGACGTATATTCATCTCTTCCGCGTAAAGAattacttgaggctcttatggtcggtaatgatctggcacttctctccgtacaaataatgcctccaaatcttcaaggcaaaaattacggctgccaactctagatcgtgggtaggtaggataattcttctcatggattttcaactaACGAGAAgcatattgtaatgcccgagattttatatcatgttaaccTGAATATGGAGTATGAATTAATatgattatagccgggccattccGAGAGCAAATTGGACAAAATACAtggaatatttatttttgggcCGAAGGGTTGGCGCCCGGCGGaagttttgatcgcccgagcgccattgagtGAGGGAAGAGGCCCGAgcacctcgcgcccgggcggtaagttatatccgcccgagcgcgagtgaaCAGAATGTCAGGGCCGAGagtttcgcgcccgggcggaactttatgtccgcccgagcgcgagacgtgcgcTGTGAAAAATAAGCCACTTGGCTTAGGCAGGTGCGagattgtgtatatatatatatacacatgcatttCATTCCGGGAAAAGGGAGGAAAAGGAAATCCGAAGGGAAATGAGCTTCTTGTGATTCAAGTTGCGATTGTGCGAAATccatccgtctgattttgaatccgacttcggtattgagttcctagcaacgtaggccacaactggacgtaagttttgctacgttttgacatgctttgaaattatgatattgtcagaattgaatatgattcagatatgatgttcttgacatgttagacatcatagaatcgaagtcagattaagaaatagactgattatggaattgttatgattttctgattataatcagttaataccggacagatttggattatggattgattatagattgtattggatatgggttatagattgtaactattatctggtgaattgatattgacgggatattgaaattgtaccgttatgccgttgattttgaattaaatcaagattgatcagattgttatggaattgactggtatattgatatgagattattgatattgtcagtaccagacagattgtgagttcaggacttcgactgagccaggaaccgacgaaagaaaggtataagtcaatgtggtattgggagatggacttgagtcggtttagacttgggtttccctaaatcacatactttattttattgcacggatatttgcattaaattggctaatgtacttgttctcttgaatttagatgacaggtattagacaagttatcttgtgacagaagtgccggatagtggtggtatcgccacggcacattgcactatgtctcaagataggatgctagcgatagagctacagtccttgacggttaggtcaggacactggatgtttggttatatcgagtaatggaatatattacggaattcgatataggaacaccatatttggttatatcgagtaaaggtaTTGGAATTctctttacggaattcgatataggaataccagggcactggttatatcgagtaatagagattatggttccatcttttacggaattcgatataggaataccacatctggaaaccgggatcc
The DNA window shown above is from Primulina eburnea isolate SZY01 unplaced genomic scaffold, ASM2296580v1 ctg318, whole genome shotgun sequence and carries:
- the LOC140820946 gene encoding DELLA protein GAI1-like produces the protein MKRDQLNQENNHSSSCNSSRKAKMWCSETDEQQSDTGVDELFAVLGYSVKPSDMASVVQKIEQLEEVMGTIPQEDGQLSQLASETVHYNPSDMSSWLESMISGLNPLPEFESSSSTVVQDPFLHSAQMVVDSDFGSDLIAIPGKAVYPRVEPPPPPESPPQKKMKTASCSGNPAAVSWGLTSESTRQVVLVDSQENGIRLVHTLMACAEAVQKENLKFAEALVQNIGFLAVSQAGAMRKVATYFAEALARRIYKLYPTNPQDSAFTDLLQMHFYETCPYLKFAHFTANQAILEAFAGKNRVHVIDFSMKQGMQWPALLQALAWRPGGPPAFRLTGIGPPSYDNTDNLQEVGWKLAQLADTINVEFEYKGFVASSLADLDSAMFDIREGETVAVNSIFELHQLLARPGAIEKVLKVVKEMKPEILTIVEQEANHNGPVFLDRFNESLHYYSTLFDSLESCSTDGVVSEQDKVMSEVYLGRQICDVVACEGMDRVERHETLDQWRNRLGTMGYSPVHLGSNAYKQASMLLALFAGGDGYRVDENNGCLMLGWHTRPLIATSAWKPS